One window of Papaver somniferum cultivar HN1 chromosome 9, ASM357369v1, whole genome shotgun sequence genomic DNA carries:
- the LOC113309580 gene encoding protein STRUBBELIG-RECEPTOR FAMILY 2-like, whose product MDGWKLNGGDPCEESWKGISCSGSSVMFIKINGLELNGSLGGNLFSLFNLKQLDVSCNHIEGEIPSSLPPNATHIDLSFNNFNQNIPFSLTSMKYLRHLNLSHNSLSGPVGNVFMGLPNLKQMDLSYSNFTGDLPSSFGSLTNLTGLFLQNNQFTGSVVFLAYLPLTDLDIRNNHFSGVIPKQFENIPNLWISENAFQIGADYPPWSFPTDTIPTDQNVENFPKAQSNAIENYPAPREGKQKQKKLTPGAIAFTVGGVALVATCAAALLAIQIKISQLCKLENLENNHNGYHTPVSTATVIESSFAESEEHLSLMMVASPPVPRLRRAASVHFNQTEDFNRRRQSRNQPVAKTHTFSELQLATNSFCKDNLLGEGSIGSVYKAQLTDGQIFAARVVDTVSLSLHEEEHFFNIIQNVAPLRHPNIVTLTGYCMENGKHILVCEYVKNWSLENELHYNDQHRLPWHVRLNIALGIARALDYLHSTSSPPVAHNNLKAANVLLDDEFMPRLCDSGLAVLKPFTGNNTKLKASELAISYLGYSTPDNGPGRVDNPKGDIFAFGVILLELLTGRKPFDSTRTKREQYLVRWASYRMHKYEDLVEMVDSRIVCDLSSKVLSQFADIVTLCIQPEAGVRSRMSEIVESLVGIVGCAEIYRNCPLYPRPPKIPGPRPSPTQRLKQAAGTHRKKSHFPGLTISWSPPPVPVISKGDRLFKNHRHQPRFWAGSGS is encoded by the exons ATGGATGGATGGAAACTCAATGGAGGGGATCCCTGTGAGGAGTCATGGAAAGGGATCTCATGCTCTGGATCCTCCGTTATGTTCAT TAAAATAAATGGACTAGAGCTAAATGGGAGTCTAGGAGGGAATCTCTTCAGCCTCTTTAATTTGAAGCAGTT GGATGTTAGCTGCAATCACATAGAGGGAGAAATTCCTTCATCTTTACCTCCAAATGCCACACATAT AGACTTGTCATTCAACAATTTCAATCAGAATATTCCTTTCTCCCTGACGTCAATGAAATATCTGCGGCATTT GAATCTATCTCACAATTCCTTATCGGGGCCAGTTGGCAATGTGTTTATGGGTCTTCCGAATCTAAAACAAAT GGATCTATCATATAGCAACTTCACTGGAGATCTCCCAAGCTCCTTTGGAAGTTTGACGAATCTTACTGGATT ATTCCTACAGAATAACCAATTCACAGGATCAGTAGTCTTTCTAGCTTATCTCCCACTCACTGATCT CGACATTCGAAATAATCACTTCAGTGGTGTTATTCCTAAGCAATTTGAAAATATACCGAATTTATG GATCAGCGAAAATGCATTCCAAATAGGAGCTGACTACCCTCCGTGGAGCTTCCCAACTGACACTATCCCAACTGATCAGAATGTCGAGAACTTCCCGAAAGCTCAGTCAAATGCAATTGAGAACTATCCTGCTCCCAGAGAAGGTAAACAGAAGCAAAAAAAATTGACTCCTGGAGCAATAGCATTTACAGTCGGTGGAGTAGCTCTAGTGGCAACCTGCGCAGCAGCCCTCCTTGCAATCCAAATCAAAATATCTCAGCTTTGCAAGCTTGAAAACTTGGAGAACAACCATAACGGATATCATACCCCAGTCAGTACAGCCACGGTAATAG AATCTTCCTTTGCTGAATCAGAAGAGCACCTAAGCTTGATGATGGTTGCATCTCCTCCTGTTCCCCGTCTAAGGCGTGCAGCATCTGTTCATTTTAACCAGACAGAAGATTTTAACAGAAGAAGACAAAGCAGAAATCAACCAGTTGCTAAAACGCACACTTTCTCAGAGCTACAGTTGGCTACAAACAGCTTCTGCAAAGATAATCTTCTAGGAGAGGGCTCCATTGGTTCTGTCTACAAGGCCCAGCTCACTGATGGCCAG ATTTTTGCTGCAAGGGTTGTTGATACAGTATCATTATCTCTTCACGAGGAggaacatttcttcaatatcatTCAGAATGTTGCCCCTCTTAGACACCCAAATATTGTAACGCTCACTGGCTATTGTATGGAAAACGGGAAACATATTCTTGTTTGTGAGTATGTCAAAAATTGGTCACTTGAGAATGAGCTTCACTACAATGACCAACATCGGCTTCCATGGCATGTTCGCTTGAATATTGCACTTGGTATTGCCCGTGCCCTGGA TTACTTACACTCTACAAGTTCCCCTCCTGTTGCTCACAACAACTTGAAGGCTGCAAATGTCTTGCTTGATGATGAATTCATGCCTCGTCTATGTGACTCTGGTCTGGCTGTTTTAAAGCCCTTTACTGGTAATAATACTAAGCTTAAG GCCTCTGAACTGGCAATTAGTTACTTGGGCTATAGTACTCCAGACAACGGTCCAGGGAGGGTGGATAACCCGAAGGGTGACATCTTTGCCTTTGGGGTGATTCTTTTGGAACTTCTGACCGGAAGGAAACCTTTTGACAG TACAAGAACAAAAAGGGAACAATATCTGGTGAGATGGGCATCGTATCGCATGCACAAGTATGAAGATTTGGTAGAGATGGTTGATTCCAGAATTGTCTGTGACTTGTCTTCTAAGGTTCTCTCTCAGTTTGCTGATATAGTCACTCTCTGTATTCAG CCAGAAGCAGGGGTCAGGTCGAGAATGTCAGAGATTGTAGAGAGTTTAGTTGGTATTGTCGGATGTGCAGAAATTTACAGGAACTGTCCATTGTACCCCCGACCGCCTAAAATTCCAGGGCCACGACCATCCCCGACTCAGCGGCTAAAACAGGCAGCTGGGACCCATCGGAAGAAATCCCATTTTCCGGGTCTCACTATATCTTGGAGCCCACCGCCTGTGCCTGTTATAAGCAAGGGTGATCGACTTTTCAAAAATCACAGACATCAGCCACGTTTTTGGGCTGGATCTGGAAGCTGA
- the LOC113309582 gene encoding acyl-protein thioesterase 2-like codes for MQNQSREEELDPFMLRVHSVFIGFAMMSILGNPKFTNNTNLYNILPARLEFGRTFVVRPKGKHLATVVWLHELNQNGFSWYHLLEELPIRNIKWICPTAPRRRVSIYNGFPSTAWFNMLNFAEDARVDIDCLDAAAIHVSNLLSTEPSEIKLGVGGFGMGAAVALYSAACAVEGKLTNGRPYPGNISAAVGLSGWLPIARFLMDKIIGSQEAVARAQSLPLLLCHGKDDDFVFYERGANSSEIFRSPLFQKLTSRTYDRLGHATNTEEMNEVCNWLTTNLALDGSD; via the exons ATGCAG AATCAGTCGAGGGAGGAGGAGCTGGATCCTTTCATGTTAAGGGTGCACTCTGTCTTCATTGGCTTCGCTATGATGTCTATATTGGGGAACCCCAAATTTACGAACAATACAAACTTATACAATATACTCCCAG CTAGATTAGAGTTTGGAAGAACTTTTGTGGTTAGGCCAAAAGGAAAACACCTGGCTACTGTAGTTTGGCTACACGAGCTAAATCAGAATGGTTTCAG CTGGTATCATCTGCTGGAAGAGCTGCCAATTCGAAAT ATCAAGTGGATCTGTCCAACAGCGCCTCGTCGGCGGGTATCGATATATAATGGATTTCCTAGCACTGCTT GGTTTAATATGTTGAACTTTGCGGAGGATGCTCGTGTTGATATAGACTGTTTAGACGCAGCAGCAATACATGTTTCAAATCTATTATCCACAGAACCCAGTGAGA TCAAACTTGGTGTTGGGGGATTTGGTATGGGTGCTGCAGTTGCCCTGTACTCTGCTGCCTGTGCTGTTGAAGGAAAACTTACAAATGGAAGACCATACCCTGGTAATATATCTGCTGCCGTTGGTCTAAGTGGGTGGCTTCCAATTGCCAG GTTCTTGATGGACAAAATAATAGGGTCTCAGGAGGCTGTTGCGCGTGCGCAATCCTTGCCGCTTTTGCTCTGCCATGGCAAAG ATGATGATTTCGTTTTTTATGAGCGCGGAGCCAATTCCTCGGAGATCTTCCGGTCGCCACTATTCCAAAAACTCACTTCAAGAACCTATGATAG ACTTGGACACGCAACAAATACTGAAGAAATGAATGAGGTGTGCAATTGGTTAACTACAAACTTGGCACTTGATGGATCTGATTAG